A window of the Mesorhizobium opportunistum WSM2075 genome harbors these coding sequences:
- a CDS encoding IS110 family transposase, whose amino-acid sequence MNKIICGVDVSKDWLDAHVWPGGAAERFANDATGIAALWLFCRGHGAAMAVMEASGGYERLGFMLLWAHGMPCGVVNAKSVRRFAEAMGYLEKTDRIDAAVIAHYSEVKKTVPTPPPSAAQQRLAALVARLCQVVGDATINKQRRSAARDAETCASIEAMLAFLKREQRRLEGEIASMIDDDPLWARLERAFRSLKGVAGRTVARLMAELPEIGLISNKAIAKLAGLAPIADDSGRRAGNRHVRGGRAGPRGILFIVAAIVAKFDPHLKAFAQRLQQAGKSKMLIRIALARKLLVILNAKARDARAEFANAT is encoded by the coding sequence GTGAACAAGATCATTTGTGGAGTTGATGTTTCGAAGGATTGGCTGGACGCGCATGTCTGGCCAGGCGGTGCGGCAGAGCGTTTCGCCAATGACGCGACGGGCATCGCAGCTCTTTGGCTGTTCTGCCGTGGCCACGGCGCAGCAATGGCGGTGATGGAGGCGTCGGGCGGCTATGAGAGGCTGGGGTTCATGCTTTTGTGGGCGCATGGCATGCCGTGCGGCGTGGTCAATGCCAAGAGCGTGCGTCGCTTCGCCGAGGCGATGGGTTATCTGGAAAAGACCGACCGGATCGACGCTGCTGTCATCGCCCATTACAGCGAAGTCAAGAAGACGGTCCCCACGCCACCGCCGAGCGCTGCCCAGCAGCGGCTCGCCGCACTGGTTGCGCGGCTTTGCCAGGTTGTCGGCGATGCGACCATCAACAAGCAGCGCAGAAGTGCCGCACGCGACGCCGAGACATGCGCCAGCATCGAGGCCATGCTGGCCTTCCTCAAGCGCGAGCAACGACGGCTGGAAGGCGAGATTGCCTCGATGATCGACGACGATCCGCTGTGGGCCAGGCTGGAGCGGGCCTTCCGTTCGCTCAAGGGGGTGGCCGGGCGCACCGTCGCCCGCCTGATGGCCGAACTGCCTGAGATCGGCCTCATCTCCAACAAAGCCATCGCTAAGCTGGCAGGCCTCGCCCCCATCGCAGATGACAGCGGCAGGCGGGCCGGCAACAGGCATGTGCGCGGCGGACGCGCCGGGCCGCGAGGCATCCTCTTCATCGTCGCGGCCATCGTGGCCAAGTTCGATCCCCATCTCAAAGCGTTCGCTCAGCGGTTGCAACAGGCCGGAAAGTCCAAAATGCTCATCCGCATCGCACTCGCCCGAAAACTCCTCGTCATCCTCAATGCAAAAGCACGCGATGCGCGAGCCGAGTTCGCAAATGCAACTTGA
- a CDS encoding acyl-CoA thioesterase — protein MVQYADGRPIGDLTLRTLAMPSDANAAGDIFGGWVMAQMDLACGIRAAERARGRVVTAAVKEMSFAKPMKIGDTLCIYTHVERVGRTSMTLKVEAWAQRYLSDLMEKVTHADFVMVALDGEGKPKAVPAES, from the coding sequence ATGGTGCAGTACGCGGACGGACGGCCGATCGGAGACCTGACGCTGCGCACGCTGGCCATGCCTTCGGACGCCAATGCCGCCGGCGATATTTTTGGCGGCTGGGTGATGGCGCAGATGGACCTTGCCTGCGGCATCCGCGCCGCCGAGCGCGCCAGGGGCCGCGTGGTGACGGCGGCGGTCAAGGAGATGTCCTTCGCCAAGCCGATGAAGATCGGCGACACGCTGTGCATCTACACCCATGTCGAGCGCGTCGGCCGCACCTCGATGACGCTCAAGGTCGAGGCCTGGGCACAGCGCTATCTCTCTGACCTGATGGAGAAGGTGACGCACGCCGATTTCGTGATGGTGGCGCTGGACGGCGAGGGCAAGCCGAAGGCCGTTCCGGCCGAGAGCTGA